One Nicotiana tomentosiformis chromosome 4, ASM39032v3, whole genome shotgun sequence genomic window carries:
- the LOC138909541 gene encoding uncharacterized protein: MSNISKLEFVTLDILGKSYMSWVLDANIHLDAMGMIDTIKEKNQASNQDRTKAMIFLRHYLDDGLKVEYLIIKDSVILWNNLKDRYDHRKMVVLPHARYDWTHLRLQDFKSITEQHNGLLMKNHESRPTGYCPFPEVNKTNFHQAKRGRGRGPSRGHGRDQERNSNHGNNNASKNPPHHQQWKMKEQKHEAVQATNACYKCGGKGHWSRTCAETPG, translated from the exons atgtcaaatatttctaaacttgaatttgtaacCCTGGATATAttgggcaaaagctacatgtcttgggtgcttgatgctaaCATTCATCTTGATGCAATGGGTATGATAGACACCATCAAGGaaaaaaatcaagcatcaaatcAAGATCgtaccaaagcaatgatattcctacgccattaTCTTGATGATGGCTTGAAAGTGGAATATCTTATTATTAAAGAttcagtcatactgtggaataatttgaaagatagatatgaccaccggaagatggtcgttcttccacatgcaCGATATGACTGGACTCatttaaggctacaagattttaaatctatca ccgagcaacataatgggctattaatgaaaaatcatgaaagccgacctactggttatTGTCCATTTCCTGAAGTGAAtaagacgaacttccaccaagctaagcgtggaagaggtcgtggccctagtcgtggtcatggccgtgatCAGgaaagaaactctaatcatggtaataataatgcatcaaagaaccctcctcaccaccagcagtggaaaatgaaggaacaaaagcatgaagcggtgcaagcaacaAATGCATGCTAtaaatgtggaggaaaagggcactggtcacgtacctgTGCCGAAACACCTGGAtga